The proteins below are encoded in one region of Segatella copri:
- a CDS encoding SusC/RagA family TonB-linked outer membrane protein, with product MEKRLMTFIACLFLSLGMALAQTQVSGKVTSAEDGEPIIGASIKVVGTKTGAVTDIEGNFSLTAPEGAKLEISYIGMNSQTVKAGSNMKIVLNPDNKTLDEVVVVAYGTAKKSAFTGSAAVMKTEDIAKVADSNPVQALTGKVSGVQINTQTGQPGVENFKIRIRGISSINAGSTPLVIVDGSPWDGDMNDINPNDIASMTVLKDAASAALYGARGANGVVIITTKTGKEGSSSITVDAKWGSNSRATQDYKYVKSPAKYYETWYKGLYNYAKAQGMGNESAVAWANENLCSDNDYGLGYNVYTVPDGQYLIGSNGRINPNATLGRVYNYQGQDFMITPDDWTDATYQNSLRQEYAITATGSTDKSSFYGSANYLSNDGITKASNYKRFTGRLKADFQLRPWLKMGGNFSYSHANTNYLSTDDDGAAGSSGNVFALTTVAPIYPLYVRDGKGNILYNSEAKLNVYDYGDGEVNGMIRPYISQANPLSSNQLDTHNQESNTFNAVGFAEIRFLNDFKFTSTNSVMDSEARSTLTTNPYYGQYAASNGQVTKAHTRRWSYNYQQLLDWHHAFDKHDVDIMLGHEYYRTRYQSLDAYKTNMYSFDIPELSAAVNAGSADSYSDDYNTEGWFGRVQYNYAEKYFGSVSYRRDASSRFAPENRWGNFWSFGAAWLISKEKFFNVSWIDELKLKASYGEQGNDNIQDPDYGWDRYLYQNTYDVVNSNGQPSLVPKTMGNRDITWEKGGNFNAGIDFSLFRSRLTGSIEYFYRKTTDMLFYFPLPTSFGYGGYYANIGDMRNSGFEFTFDGTIIKTKDLTWGINLNLTTYGNKITRLPEERKTATVDGIRGYASGNYFIGEGKALYNWYMPKYAGVDPETGVALYWKDVKDANGNVTGEEKTDKYSEATEHLCGTALAPVYGGFGTNLTWKGLDVSVNFTYQIGGKVYDSTYASAMKLDNGHIFHADMLNAWSEDNKGSNIPRIQFNDTYTASQSDRFLTNASYLTLQDFTIGYSLPKQLIQSIGLTKVRLYVQGNNLWLWSKRQGLDPRQSISGETTAAYYSPIRTISGGVSVSF from the coding sequence ATGGAAAAAAGACTCATGACGTTTATTGCCTGCCTCTTCCTTAGTTTAGGAATGGCGTTGGCGCAAACTCAAGTTTCCGGTAAAGTAACCTCTGCAGAGGATGGTGAGCCAATCATTGGTGCATCTATCAAAGTAGTGGGTACAAAGACCGGTGCGGTTACCGACATTGAAGGTAACTTCTCATTAACCGCTCCAGAAGGAGCAAAACTGGAGATTTCATATATTGGTATGAATTCCCAAACTGTTAAGGCAGGTTCTAACATGAAGATTGTTTTGAATCCTGACAATAAGACTTTGGACGAAGTCGTTGTTGTGGCTTATGGTACTGCAAAGAAGAGTGCCTTTACAGGTTCAGCAGCTGTCATGAAAACAGAAGATATTGCAAAGGTTGCAGACTCAAACCCAGTTCAGGCTTTGACAGGTAAAGTTTCTGGTGTACAGATTAACACGCAAACTGGTCAGCCAGGTGTTGAAAATTTCAAAATCCGTATTCGAGGTATCAGTTCAATCAATGCTGGTAGCACCCCATTGGTTATTGTCGATGGTTCTCCTTGGGATGGAGACATGAATGATATCAACCCTAACGATATTGCTTCTATGACAGTATTGAAGGATGCTGCTTCTGCCGCTCTTTATGGTGCTCGTGGTGCCAATGGTGTAGTCATCATCACAACAAAGACTGGCAAGGAAGGTTCTTCATCAATCACCGTAGATGCAAAGTGGGGTTCAAACTCACGTGCTACACAGGATTACAAATATGTCAAGAGCCCTGCTAAATATTATGAGACTTGGTACAAGGGCCTTTACAATTACGCAAAGGCACAAGGTATGGGCAACGAGTCTGCTGTAGCATGGGCAAACGAGAACCTTTGCTCTGATAACGATTACGGATTGGGTTACAACGTATATACCGTACCAGATGGTCAATATCTGATTGGCTCTAATGGTAGAATCAACCCTAACGCTACACTAGGTCGTGTTTATAACTACCAAGGTCAGGACTTCATGATTACTCCAGATGACTGGACTGATGCCACATATCAGAACAGTTTGCGTCAGGAGTATGCAATCACTGCAACCGGAAGCACAGATAAATCTTCTTTTTATGGTTCTGCCAACTATTTGAGCAATGATGGTATCACAAAAGCTTCTAATTACAAGCGTTTTACTGGTCGTTTGAAGGCAGACTTTCAGTTGCGCCCATGGTTGAAGATGGGTGGTAACTTCAGCTACTCACATGCCAACACCAACTATCTCAGTACAGATGATGATGGAGCAGCAGGTTCATCAGGCAACGTGTTTGCCTTAACAACTGTAGCTCCAATTTATCCTCTGTATGTACGCGATGGCAAAGGTAATATCCTCTACAACTCGGAGGCTAAGCTTAATGTATACGACTATGGAGATGGAGAAGTTAATGGAATGATACGTCCATATATTTCACAGGCAAACCCATTAAGTTCCAACCAACTTGACACTCATAATCAGGAGAGCAACACATTTAATGCTGTAGGTTTCGCAGAGATTCGCTTCTTGAACGATTTCAAGTTCACATCTACAAATAGCGTAATGGACTCTGAGGCTCGTTCAACATTAACAACCAACCCTTATTATGGTCAGTATGCAGCATCAAATGGTCAGGTAACAAAGGCTCATACACGTAGATGGTCTTACAACTATCAGCAGTTGCTGGATTGGCATCATGCATTTGACAAGCATGATGTTGACATCATGTTGGGTCATGAGTATTATCGTACTCGTTATCAGTCTCTCGATGCATACAAAACCAACATGTATTCATTCGATATTCCAGAACTTTCAGCAGCAGTGAATGCCGGTTCTGCAGACTCTTATTCAGATGACTATAATACAGAAGGTTGGTTTGGTCGTGTACAATACAACTATGCAGAAAAGTACTTCGGTTCTGTATCTTACCGTCGTGACGCCTCTTCACGTTTTGCACCAGAGAACCGTTGGGGTAATTTCTGGTCATTCGGTGCAGCATGGTTAATTTCTAAGGAAAAATTCTTCAATGTATCTTGGATAGATGAGTTGAAATTAAAGGCTTCCTATGGTGAGCAGGGTAATGACAACATCCAAGACCCAGACTATGGATGGGATCGCTACCTCTACCAGAATACCTATGATGTTGTGAACTCTAATGGACAGCCATCATTGGTTCCTAAGACTATGGGTAATAGAGATATCACATGGGAAAAGGGTGGCAACTTCAATGCCGGTATCGACTTCAGTTTGTTCAGAAGTCGTTTGACAGGTAGCATTGAGTACTTCTATCGTAAGACTACAGATATGTTATTCTACTTCCCATTACCAACTTCTTTTGGTTATGGTGGTTATTATGCAAACATTGGTGATATGCGCAACTCTGGTTTTGAGTTCACTTTCGATGGAACTATCATCAAGACCAAGGACTTGACATGGGGAATCAACTTGAACCTTACCACTTACGGCAACAAGATTACCCGTTTGCCTGAAGAACGTAAGACTGCAACCGTTGATGGTATTAGAGGTTATGCTTCTGGCAACTATTTTATCGGTGAAGGCAAGGCACTTTACAACTGGTATATGCCAAAGTATGCAGGCGTGGATCCCGAAACAGGTGTAGCTCTTTACTGGAAAGACGTAAAGGATGCTAATGGAAACGTAACAGGCGAAGAAAAAACCGACAAGTACTCTGAAGCTACAGAGCACCTTTGTGGTACTGCCCTTGCTCCAGTATATGGAGGTTTCGGAACAAACTTAACCTGGAAGGGACTTGATGTGTCAGTAAACTTTACCTATCAGATTGGTGGTAAGGTATATGATAGTACATACGCATCAGCTATGAAACTTGACAATGGTCATATTTTCCACGCTGATATGCTGAATGCTTGGAGCGAAGACAATAAAGGCTCTAATATTCCACGTATCCAGTTCAACGACACATACACAGCGTCACAGTCTGATCGTTTCTTGACAAACGCATCATATTTGACACTTCAGGACTTCACTATTGGTTATTCTTTGCCAAAGCAGTTGATTCAGAGTATCGGTCTTACTAAAGTTCGTCTTTACGTACAAGGCAACAATCTCTGGTTGTGGTCAAAGCGTCAGGGTCTTGACCCACGTCAGTCTATCTCAGGTGAAACAACTGCTGCATATTATTCACCAATCCGCACTATCTCTGGTGGTGTATCAGTTTCATTCTAA
- a CDS encoding RagB/SusD family nutrient uptake outer membrane protein has product MKRFHKYILGASLLSIALVTTSCEDETEPTHFATQDQASASSAATRALVYAMPAYFNHIDESLIDEKNWHGAFGYGAMMIIRDLQTGDRSIGTKYNGHFKNYACDQYMGKRYIYANYPWSYYYGFILTTNKVIAAIDLNNCTDDQKGYYGIASAFRAFCYLDLARTYEFLDNKKVKSVNENGKDVAGLTVPIITDAISENDARKNPRATRADMAKFIEDDLNKAEEYIKFSTEKTNILPDLACVYGLKARLYMWLEDYTNAAKYAKLAFTTTSSKPMTESDCLDAQKGFNDLSKWMWGAKQTSEDDAVKTGIVNWTSWACNETTFGYAGVGAYNLIDANLYSQIDDKDFRKKEFIGPNGPSKDQKILTKLQQAYASIKFRPNEGNADSYQTGAASAYPIMRIEEMYFIWAEAEAHLDAAKGKEDLIEVMTTKLKRNPDYAFTGTTTEEVVNEIVKQKRIELFGEGQTFFDIKRLNMSVDRTYNGNNWIPLARLKTDGRPAWMNWVIPQNEEKNNSALADYNNPDPSDVYTK; this is encoded by the coding sequence ATGAAAAGATTTCATAAATATATATTAGGAGCTAGCCTCTTGTCTATCGCACTTGTAACTACAAGTTGCGAAGACGAGACTGAGCCAACACACTTTGCAACCCAAGATCAAGCAAGTGCGTCAAGTGCTGCCACAAGAGCATTGGTATATGCAATGCCAGCATATTTCAATCATATAGATGAAAGTCTCATAGATGAAAAAAATTGGCATGGAGCATTCGGCTATGGTGCCATGATGATTATCCGTGATTTGCAAACTGGCGACCGTTCTATTGGTACAAAATATAATGGTCACTTTAAAAATTATGCATGCGATCAGTACATGGGCAAGCGTTATATCTACGCAAACTACCCTTGGAGTTATTACTATGGCTTTATCTTGACTACCAACAAGGTTATTGCAGCCATAGACCTTAACAATTGTACAGATGATCAGAAAGGCTACTACGGCATTGCCAGTGCTTTCCGTGCATTCTGTTATCTTGACTTAGCTCGTACTTACGAGTTCCTTGACAACAAGAAAGTTAAGTCGGTAAATGAAAACGGAAAGGATGTTGCTGGTCTTACTGTTCCTATCATAACAGACGCAATTAGCGAGAACGATGCACGCAAAAATCCACGTGCAACACGTGCTGATATGGCAAAGTTCATTGAGGACGATTTGAACAAAGCAGAAGAATACATTAAGTTTTCAACAGAAAAAACAAACATCTTGCCAGACCTCGCGTGTGTTTATGGTTTAAAGGCACGCCTTTATATGTGGCTTGAAGACTATACGAATGCTGCTAAGTATGCAAAACTGGCATTCACTACAACATCTTCAAAGCCAATGACTGAGTCGGACTGTCTTGATGCTCAAAAAGGTTTCAATGACCTATCAAAGTGGATGTGGGGCGCAAAACAGACATCTGAAGATGATGCCGTTAAAACAGGTATCGTAAACTGGACTTCATGGGCATGTAATGAAACAACATTTGGTTATGCCGGTGTTGGTGCATATAACTTAATTGACGCCAATCTCTATAGCCAGATTGATGATAAGGACTTCAGAAAGAAGGAATTTATCGGTCCTAATGGTCCTTCAAAAGACCAGAAGATTTTGACCAAATTGCAACAAGCTTACGCATCAATTAAGTTCCGTCCTAATGAAGGTAATGCAGATTCTTATCAGACTGGTGCAGCATCAGCTTATCCTATCATGCGTATAGAAGAAATGTATTTTATCTGGGCTGAAGCAGAAGCTCATCTTGATGCCGCTAAGGGTAAGGAAGACTTGATTGAAGTTATGACTACCAAATTGAAGCGTAACCCAGATTATGCATTTACCGGAACGACAACAGAAGAAGTTGTAAACGAAATCGTAAAGCAGAAGCGAATCGAGCTATTTGGTGAAGGTCAGACATTCTTCGACATCAAGCGTCTTAACATGTCAGTAGATCGCACATATAATGGAAACAACTGGATTCCATTGGCTCGACTCAAGACAGATGGTCGTCCTGCATGGATGAACTGGGTTATTCCTCAGAATGAGGAGAAGAATAACTCTGCACTGGCAGATTACAATAACCCAGACCCTTCTGATGTATACACAAAGTAA
- a CDS encoding endo-1,4-beta-xylanase translates to MIPIVASAMLLTGCDDQIMQWGKPANHADVTKAEIPIAVKEVIANYDNIKDYAQQYTPNMKIGIGMGADLYANNENGEGDLANANYQVFTPGNAMKNDAIMGNSGSLNFATVDKLLAALDGNMQLYGHNFFWHTQQNQTYLKSLIAPTLVVESDGDIANVLSGDAADFNGGTTGGWSAWGSNKNEAGAVAGAGQDGTAALVLENKGDGNAWEAQCAYTFNDYLEMNKTYVIKFKAKSTSPAGELQFQYQNGTTYSSQGGYNTFNVGTDWQTFQYEFTIDKYDDVNRIILNFGKVGATYTIDDIQFGLKQEDPMNNVLAGDASDFEGGTTGNWGSWGSNKESAEVEEGVGYNNSKALALKNKGDGNAWEAQCAYTFDDALQEGKKYIIQFYAKSTSSAGELQFQYQNGTTYSSQGGYNTFNVGTDWVKCEFTFTPAYDDANRIILNFGKVGATYYIDNIKFGLAKNQSTATRGIQYVLARKGKARKATRAGSKMYYVLKTPAEKQAALESAMDAWVSGVANHLKEKNVVPFGYDVINEPIADGSYGRRGYDGVFGMEGDSEPTESEADGLSLNWESGHWYWGYYVKDYPVKAFQLARKYLPADTKLFVNDYNLETSPKKLEALIKFAKEIDEKNGSPIVDGIGTQMHVTLNCSDDAEKNATSIAELKAKVDAMFQTMAATGKLVRVTELDLSLGTGTPSSNQYKAQSDAYRMIMESYKANVPEAQQSGITIWSLSDNEAEHEYWLKGQVPNLFDKDYKRKWAYKGFCDGIAGEDLGLKYGGEEYKAFYEKNNVSSTVDK, encoded by the coding sequence ATGATACCAATAGTAGCATCAGCGATGCTACTCACTGGTTGCGACGACCAGATCATGCAGTGGGGTAAGCCAGCCAATCATGCTGACGTTACCAAGGCAGAGATTCCTATCGCCGTAAAGGAAGTCATCGCCAACTACGATAATATCAAGGACTATGCCCAGCAGTACACACCGAACATGAAGATAGGTATCGGTATGGGTGCTGACTTATATGCGAACAACGAGAATGGCGAAGGCGATCTGGCAAATGCCAACTATCAGGTATTTACACCGGGCAATGCGATGAAGAATGATGCCATTATGGGCAACAGCGGTTCTCTGAACTTCGCTACCGTAGACAAGCTCCTTGCAGCATTAGATGGCAACATGCAACTCTACGGTCATAACTTCTTCTGGCACACCCAGCAGAACCAGACTTATCTGAAATCGCTCATCGCCCCTACCCTGGTGGTAGAAAGTGATGGAGATATTGCCAACGTTCTCTCAGGCGATGCTGCCGATTTTAATGGCGGTACCACTGGCGGTTGGAGTGCTTGGGGCAGCAACAAGAATGAAGCAGGAGCGGTAGCCGGAGCCGGACAGGATGGCACGGCAGCACTCGTCCTTGAAAACAAGGGCGACGGCAACGCATGGGAAGCCCAGTGTGCCTATACATTCAATGATTATCTGGAGATGAACAAGACATACGTCATCAAGTTCAAGGCGAAGTCTACTTCTCCTGCCGGTGAATTGCAATTCCAGTATCAGAATGGAACCACATACAGTTCTCAGGGCGGATATAATACTTTCAACGTAGGTACCGACTGGCAAACCTTCCAGTATGAGTTCACCATTGACAAATATGATGATGTGAACCGCATCATCCTCAACTTCGGTAAGGTAGGCGCTACCTATACCATCGACGATATCCAGTTTGGTTTAAAGCAGGAAGACCCGATGAACAATGTACTTGCAGGTGATGCATCAGACTTCGAAGGTGGAACCACAGGCAATTGGGGCTCTTGGGGTAGCAACAAGGAAAGTGCCGAAGTAGAAGAAGGCGTAGGCTATAACAACAGCAAGGCTCTTGCCTTGAAGAACAAGGGCGACGGCAATGCCTGGGAAGCCCAGTGTGCCTATACCTTCGACGATGCGCTGCAGGAAGGCAAGAAGTATATCATCCAGTTCTATGCCAAGTCTACTTCTTCTGCAGGTGAATTGCAGTTCCAGTATCAGAATGGAACCACATACAGTTCTCAGGGCGGTTACAATACCTTCAACGTAGGTACCGATTGGGTGAAATGCGAATTCACCTTTACCCCGGCTTACGATGACGCCAACCGCATCATCCTCAACTTCGGCAAGGTAGGCGCTACCTATTATATAGATAACATCAAGTTCGGTCTTGCCAAGAATCAGAGTACCGCAACAAGAGGCATCCAGTATGTTCTGGCTAGAAAAGGAAAGGCAAGAAAAGCCACCCGTGCCGGCAGCAAGATGTACTACGTACTGAAGACTCCTGCCGAGAAGCAGGCTGCCCTCGAAAGTGCAATGGATGCATGGGTTAGCGGCGTAGCTAATCACTTGAAGGAAAAGAACGTGGTGCCTTTCGGCTACGATGTCATCAACGAACCTATCGCCGACGGCAGCTATGGTCGCCGTGGATATGATGGTGTATTCGGAATGGAAGGCGACAGCGAACCTACCGAGTCAGAAGCAGATGGTCTGAGCCTCAACTGGGAATCAGGTCACTGGTATTGGGGCTATTACGTAAAGGATTACCCTGTCAAGGCATTCCAGCTGGCACGCAAGTATCTGCCTGCAGATACCAAGCTCTTCGTCAACGACTACAACCTGGAGACCTCTCCTAAGAAGCTCGAAGCGCTCATCAAGTTTGCAAAGGAAATAGATGAGAAGAACGGCTCTCCTATTGTAGATGGTATCGGTACCCAGATGCACGTCACCCTCAATTGCAGCGACGATGCTGAGAAGAACGCAACCAGCATTGCGGAGCTGAAGGCAAAGGTAGATGCCATGTTCCAGACGATGGCTGCCACAGGCAAGCTGGTTCGTGTAACCGAGCTCGACCTTTCTCTCGGCACCGGCACTCCATCCAGCAACCAGTACAAGGCACAGAGCGATGCCTACCGCATGATTATGGAGAGCTACAAGGCAAATGTGCCAGAGGCTCAGCAGAGCGGTATCACCATCTGGAGTCTGTCAGACAACGAGGCTGAACACGAATACTGGCTCAAGGGTCAGGTGCCAAACCTCTTCGACAAGGACTACAAGCGCAAGTGGGCTTACAAGGGCTTCTGCGATGGTATCGCCGGCGAAGACCTCGGTCTGAAGTATGGTGGCGAAGAATACAAAGCTTTCTATGAGAAGAACAATGTTTCTTCTACCGTAGACAAGTAA
- a CDS encoding glycan-binding surface protein, whose translation MKTIKYLWTLCLALAAFTLTACSDDDNGGSSAAMQINQIYLENVDDEVNQDRPVEFARLGQLLRIEGSGFSGLKKIYVNGYETYFNNALMTDNNVWVTLNAATPIDKADADVRNTIVFYKNDNNKLVYEFTIRAAAPAVTSVDNTLPKAGETVTVYGANLQETTKITLPDGTEITDGIRNDADGKWYSFTVPSSADLTKSGSITSEGANGTAKSPTYFNDFGNFITDFDGNGELGSWSATYGTDDLVDDPLNTGRGKVALLAPQSLLDAGGLDAGGNGKYWATAGNDNANDDWSRMYTTIPAETSASDLAIQFDIYCPEPWDLTGQLEISLQNNLNGYGWGSAPTKYSAEYTNTATVWVPWLNTEDGSHTAWSTGERWQTITIPMTAFGNYDPEKAPDVTFQKIVEDRNGGSYRNFVLFLANSDLEFSDDIKYKASTFNLKIYVDNFRVVSTKSITVKDFNDDETATE comes from the coding sequence ATGAAAACAATTAAATATCTCTGGACATTGTGCCTCGCATTGGCTGCATTCACCCTTACAGCATGCAGCGATGACGACAACGGCGGAAGCTCGGCTGCAATGCAGATTAACCAGATATACCTGGAGAATGTGGACGACGAGGTAAATCAGGATCGTCCGGTGGAGTTTGCCCGTCTGGGACAGTTGCTCCGAATTGAAGGTTCCGGCTTCAGCGGCTTGAAGAAAATCTATGTCAACGGTTACGAAACTTACTTCAACAACGCCCTGATGACCGATAATAATGTATGGGTTACGCTGAATGCCGCTACTCCGATAGACAAGGCAGATGCTGACGTTCGCAATACCATCGTATTCTACAAGAACGATAACAACAAGCTGGTTTACGAATTTACCATTCGTGCAGCTGCACCTGCTGTTACAAGTGTAGACAACACCTTGCCTAAGGCTGGCGAAACGGTAACCGTTTATGGAGCCAACCTGCAGGAAACTACCAAGATTACACTTCCTGATGGTACAGAAATTACTGATGGCATCCGCAATGATGCCGACGGCAAATGGTACAGCTTTACCGTTCCAAGTTCTGCCGACCTCACCAAGTCGGGTTCCATCACCAGCGAAGGTGCCAATGGTACAGCCAAGTCACCAACCTATTTCAACGACTTCGGCAACTTCATTACCGATTTCGATGGAAATGGCGAACTGGGTTCATGGAGCGCAACTTACGGTACAGACGATCTCGTAGACGATCCTCTCAACACCGGTCGTGGCAAGGTAGCATTGCTCGCTCCACAGTCTCTGCTCGATGCAGGTGGTCTGGATGCAGGCGGTAACGGCAAATACTGGGCAACAGCAGGCAACGATAATGCAAACGACGACTGGAGCCGCATGTACACCACCATCCCTGCCGAGACAAGTGCTTCCGACCTGGCTATCCAGTTCGACATCTATTGTCCGGAGCCATGGGATCTCACAGGTCAGCTCGAAATCTCTCTGCAGAACAACCTGAACGGCTATGGTTGGGGATCAGCTCCTACAAAGTACAGCGCAGAGTACACCAACACAGCTACCGTATGGGTTCCTTGGCTGAACACAGAGGATGGTTCTCATACAGCCTGGAGCACAGGCGAACGCTGGCAGACCATCACCATTCCGATGACTGCTTTTGGCAATTACGACCCGGAGAAGGCTCCAGACGTAACCTTCCAGAAGATTGTAGAAGACAGAAACGGAGGTTCATACAGGAACTTCGTCCTGTTCCTCGCCAACAGCGACCTGGAATTCTCTGACGACATCAAGTACAAGGCAAGTACCTTCAACCTGAAGATTTATGTAGACAACTTCCGCGTTGTCAGCACCAAGTCTATCACGGTAAAGGACTTCAATGATGACGAAACAGCAACAGAATAA
- a CDS encoding RagB/SusD family nutrient uptake outer membrane protein, producing the protein MKTNILKYTLALAGMLSFTGCANDFLEQKNTYQISQDNFFDNDEAVSQAVMPLYSYVWYDFNDKFYYGMGDGRANNITAQYSDYLYPYTNFTETGLSIGLTEAWGSLYSVVAQANNTINNIANHSSSNVSETAKLQGIAEARFMRGLAYWYISSLWGCAVIYNDTQSLVNNYVVSPNPGIDGIEYAIRDMEYAAVHLPAASPATGRINKYAAYAMLSRFYLSMAGLTTSGRYDGTNAATDKNRGTRNEYYLDAAKKAAAIVIEQGPYQLADTYAELFAASTFNNNSESIFQLQFQAGAEGGLAQSMTRFLAWSTQVNQGNSWGGSTFCSYDLWEEFKEYEDPTLGTKVDDAIRRHNCVASYGETYPELSANPEKPYIYGETEKPGEQGANIKKYVIGTNAVNGFAMNNNSGINTYMMRLAEVYLNYAEAVLGNNATTTDATALKYFNKLRTRAGVPTKNSLSFEDIRHEFRLETAFEGLYWYFIVRRGYYQQQEMVNYINNQYRNASYFKSSTHEYVLSEDYTAPGPSVATATAKNLTLPIADTDQTKNPLLKPDGNGNIATVAYQFGNREVEDTDLFK; encoded by the coding sequence ATGAAAACAAACATATTAAAATATACATTGGCGCTGGCGGGAATGCTCTCATTCACGGGCTGTGCCAACGACTTCCTGGAGCAGAAGAATACCTACCAGATTTCGCAGGATAACTTCTTCGACAACGATGAAGCCGTATCACAGGCAGTCATGCCGCTATATAGCTATGTTTGGTACGACTTCAATGATAAGTTCTATTATGGAATGGGCGATGGTCGTGCCAACAACATCACAGCTCAATACTCAGACTACCTTTACCCATATACAAACTTCACTGAGACTGGTCTTTCCATTGGTCTTACCGAAGCTTGGGGGTCACTCTATTCGGTTGTAGCTCAGGCAAACAATACCATCAACAACATAGCCAATCACTCGTCTTCCAACGTAAGCGAGACGGCTAAACTGCAGGGTATTGCTGAAGCCCGTTTTATGCGTGGTCTCGCCTACTGGTATATCAGTTCACTCTGGGGATGCGCTGTCATCTACAACGACACCCAGAGTCTGGTTAACAATTACGTAGTTAGTCCAAACCCAGGAATAGACGGCATTGAATATGCCATCCGCGATATGGAGTACGCAGCCGTTCATCTGCCAGCAGCCTCTCCTGCTACAGGCCGCATCAACAAGTATGCAGCTTATGCCATGCTGAGCCGCTTCTATCTCTCAATGGCAGGTTTAACCACCAGCGGCCGTTACGACGGAACCAATGCGGCTACAGATAAGAACCGCGGAACCCGCAACGAATATTATCTCGATGCTGCCAAGAAGGCTGCCGCCATTGTTATTGAGCAGGGACCTTACCAGCTGGCTGATACCTATGCAGAACTGTTTGCTGCCTCTACCTTTAATAATAATAGTGAGAGCATCTTCCAGTTGCAGTTCCAGGCAGGTGCAGAAGGAGGTCTTGCCCAATCAATGACCCGCTTCCTGGCATGGAGCACACAGGTTAACCAGGGCAACTCTTGGGGTGGCTCTACATTCTGCTCTTACGATCTCTGGGAAGAGTTCAAGGAGTATGAAGACCCTACCCTCGGCACAAAGGTAGATGATGCCATCCGCCGTCACAACTGCGTGGCTTCTTATGGCGAAACTTATCCTGAACTTTCTGCCAATCCGGAGAAGCCATATATATATGGTGAAACCGAGAAGCCAGGCGAACAGGGTGCCAACATCAAGAAGTATGTCATCGGTACCAATGCTGTAAACGGATTTGCGATGAACAACAACTCGGGTATCAATACTTACATGATGCGTCTGGCTGAGGTTTACCTCAACTATGCCGAAGCAGTATTGGGTAATAACGCAACGACTACCGATGCTACGGCACTCAAGTATTTCAACAAGCTACGCACCCGTGCAGGTGTTCCTACCAAGAACAGTCTTTCCTTCGAAGACATCCGTCACGAATTCCGTCTGGAAACAGCATTCGAAGGCTTGTACTGGTACTTCATCGTCCGCCGCGGCTACTATCAGCAGCAGGAAATGGTGAACTATATCAACAACCAGTACCGCAATGCCAGCTACTTCAAGTCATCTACTCACGAATATGTTCTGAGCGAGGATTATACTGCACCAGGTCCTAGCGTAGCCACAGCAACAGCCAAGAATCTGACTTTGCCTATCGCTGATACCGACCAGACCAAGAATCCTCTCCTCAAGCCAGATGGTAACGGCAACATAGCTACCGTAGCTTACCAGTTTGGCAACCGCGAGGTAGAAGACACCGATTTGTTTAAATAA